In Stigmatopora nigra isolate UIUO_SnigA chromosome 11, RoL_Snig_1.1, whole genome shotgun sequence, the following proteins share a genomic window:
- the ptprna gene encoding protein tyrosine phosphatase receptor type Na isoform X1, whose product MQHPKAWQTVLFLAIMCHAGQSERYGCLFERKLCSRDQFCSEDGLFGQCRNSKQNLVQYQVTVPVLKRMQEVLKQLMLQGLSWQDDLTQYILSKELKRVPHVTQPRKPNSSSHSPSKQHVSKSGSAAPAANYVDYVDPPRSPISMQSAHFNPYTYQQHRHQDDTERSLLGEGGYARPSTLSKANQRERDWQLIQQALSTYLASAPSSYRYRGPALLASANLPYYDDLQMEIPVDYAEDYTLEQRLGSMNRQQPLQNKFSQVTRTQSGNNDDLLQKISGVLEKYGVEPKELSQEQLYKLGLILQLLQAQDKTPDLTEKDLVTLKEMQLVETDSKSRKPDKLVSVPIAPDALQAPQRVSAVTMPTTKSTGPPLSSSQTPLVVPGEGEGLEKEGMPQVEAAGDKEEYGYIVTNRSLLSFYDGIKLLELLAEKMHLTISSFINISVVGPALTFRIRQNEHNMTAGDVATKAVSEKNYLESETSLKIVQTGVGERTNAQGFPQAAKVSQSSNGSVITLVSMAVVGGVLILAVAIASLKHYSHQVANGKLGLGPEGGAETHFDYQELCRQHMASKSSLCRQDCASATGSGVAGFATSATGRRGTDTSRVSSVSSQFSDGPQHSPSSTHSSTPSWSEEPAQSNMDISTGHLILAYMEDHLRNKDRLQKEWEALCSYQADPSSVAAAQTPSNMAKNRRAESLPYDHSRVKLKRELNHRKQDYINGSFIFDHDPRQPAYIATQGPLPQTVADFWQMVWENGCTVIVMMSALAEDGQKQSERYWPDEGSSLYHIYEVNLVSEHIWCKDFLVRSFYLKNVQTQETRTLTQFHLLSWPADGIPTSTRPLLDFRRKVNKCYRGRSCPIIVHCSDGVGRTGTYILIDMVLNRMAKGVKEIDIAATLEHIRDQRPGLVSTKDQFEFALTAVAEEVNAILKTMPQ is encoded by the exons ATGCAACATCCGAAGGCATGGCAAACTGTGCTGTTCCTCGCCATCATGTGTCACGCGGGGCAGTCAGAGAGATACG GTTGCTTGTTTGAAAGAAAACTGTGCTCAAGGGATCAGTTTTGCTCCGAAG ATGGGCTCTTTGGTCAGTGCCGCAATTCAAAACAGAACCTGGTCCAGTACCAAGTGACAGTACCTGTACTGAAAAGAATGCAAGAAGTCCTCAAACAGCTCATGCTACAAG GTCTTTCCTGGCAGGATGACCTTACCCAGTATATTTTATCCAAGGAACTGAAGAGAGTTCCTCATGTCACACAGCCACGCAAACCAAATTCTTCCTCACATTCTCC GTCCAAACAGCATGTCTCCAAGTCAGGATCTGCAGCACCTGCTGCCAACTACGTGGACTACGTTGATCCCCCTCGCTCGCCTATATCAATGCAATCAGCCCACTTCAACCCTTACACATACCAGCAG CATAGGCACCAAGATGACACAGAACGCTCTCTCCTTGGAGAAGGAGGCTACGCACGTCCTTCCACGTTGTCTAAGGCCAATCAGAGAGAACGAGATTGGCAACTCATCCAGCAGGCATTGTCCACATATTTGGCATCTGCACCATCTTCTTATCGCTATCGTGGGCCAGCATTGTTGGCTTCAGCAA ACTTGCCTTACTATGATGACTTGCAAATGGAGATCCCAGTAGACTATGCAGAAGATTACACATTGGAGCAGAGACTTGGATCTATGAACAGGCAACAGCCGCTCCAAAATAAATTCTCTCAAGTTACCAGGACTCAGTCAGGAAACAATG ATGACTTGCTTCAGAAAATTTCAGGGGTCTTAGAGAAGTACGGAGTCGAGCCTAAAGAGCTCAGCCAGGAGCAGCTCTATAAACTAGGCCTCATACTGCAACTTTTGCAGGCCCAAGACAAGACACCAG ATCTCACTGAGAAGGACCTTGTCACTTTAAAGGAG aTGCAACTGGTAGAAACAGACAGCAAGTCTAGGAAGCCAGACAAGCTTGTTTCTGTCCCCATTGCACCTGATGCCCTTCAGGCCCCCCAACGTGTGTCAGCTGTAACCATGCCTACAACAAAGAGCACAGGGCCTCCTCTGTCTTCATCTCAAACACCATTGGTTGTTCCTGGAGAAGGGGAAGGTTTGGAGAAGGAGGGCATGCCACAGGTTGAGGCTGCAGGGGACAAGGAAGAGTATGGCTACATTGTTACCAACCGGAG CCTTCTCAGTTTCTATGATGGGATAAAGCTTCTGGAACTACTGGCTGAGAAAATGCACCTGACAATCAGTAGCTTCATCAATATAAG TGTGGTAGGGCCAGCTCTGACCTTTCGCATCCGCCAGAATGAGCACAATATGACAGCTGGAGATGTGGCGACTAAAGCTG TGTCTGAGAAGAACTATTTGGAGTCTGAGACAAGCCTCAAGATTGTACAGACTGGCGTGGGAGAG agaaCAAATGCACAGGGTTTCCCTCAGGCAGCCAAGGTTTCTCAGAGCTCCAATGGGTCAGTCATCACATTAGTTTCTATGGCAGTGGTAGGAGGAGTGTTGATACTGGCCGTAGCCATCGCTTCCCTCAAGCACTATTCTCACCAAGTGGCCAATGGTAAACTTGGTCTCGGTCCAGAGGGAGGTGCTGAAACACACTTTGATTATCAG GAGCTATGTCGACAGCATATGGCGTCCAAATCATCTCTATGCCGACAGGACTGCGCGAGTGCCACGGGAAGTGGTGTAGCAGGTTTTGCTACAAGCGCTACTGGGCGACGGGGAACTGACACATCACGTGTCAGCAGCGTTTCCTCCCAATTCAGTGATGGCCCACAGCACAGCCCTTCCTCCACCCATAGCTCGACTCCATCCTGGAGTGAGGAGCCTGCCCAATCAAACATGGACATCTCCACAGGTCACCTTATACTG GCCTATATGGAAGACCACCTTCGTAACAAGGACCGCCTGCAGAAGGAATGGGAGGCATTGTGCTCTTACCAAGCTGACCCCAGTTCAGTGGCTGCAGCTCAAACTCCCAGCAACATGGCCAAAAACAGACGAGCTGAGTCGCTTCCAT ATGATCACTCACGTGTGAAGCTGAAGAGGGAGCTGAACCACAGAAAACAAGATTACATTAATGGCAGTTTTATC TTTGATCACGACCCTCGCCAGCCAGCGTATATTGCTACTCAGGGTCCTCTACCTCAAACAGTGGCTGATTTTTGGCAG ATGGTTTGGGAGAATGGATGCACCGTGATTGTGATGATGTCTGCTCTGGCGGAGGATGGACAGAAACAGAGTGAGAGATACTGGCCTGATGAGGGTTCATCGCTCTACCACATATATGAG GTGAACCTTGTCTCAGAACATATCTGGTGCAAGGACTTTTTGGTTCGTAGCTTTTACCTAAAGAATGTCCAAACACAAGAGACAAGAACCCTAACACAGTTCCACCTACTGAGTTGGCCAGCTGATGGAATTCCCACCTCTACACGGCCCTTGCTTGACTTCCGCAG GAAGGTGAATAAATGCTACAGAGGGCGCTCCTGTCCAATTATTGTTCACTGCAG TGATGGGGTTGGCAGGACCGGAACATACATCCTCATTGACATGGTGTTAAATCGCATGGCCAAAG GAGTCAAAGAAATTGACATTGCTGCAACACTGGAACACATCAGAGATCAGAGACCTGGCCTAGTCAGCACCAAG GATCAGTTTGAATTTGCACTGACAGCTGTTGCAGAGGAAGTAAATGCCATCTTGAAAACCATGCCACAGTAA
- the ptprna gene encoding protein tyrosine phosphatase receptor type Na isoform X2, protein MQHPKAWQTVLFLAIMCHAGQSERYGCLFERKLCSRDQFCSEDGLFGQCRNSKQNLVQYQVTVPVLKRMQEVLKQLMLQGLSWQDDLTQYILSKELKRVPHVTQPRKPNSSSHSPSKQHVSKSGSAAPAANYVDYVDPPRSPISMQSAHFNPYTYQQHRHQDDTERSLLGEGGYARPSTLSKANQRERDWQLIQQALSTYLASAPSSYRYRGPALLASANLPYYDDLQMEIPVDYAEDYTLEQRLGSMNRQQPLQNKFSQVTRTQSGNNDDLLQKISGVLEKYGVEPKELSQEQLYKLGLILQLLQAQDKTPDLTEKDLVTLKEAPQRVSAVTMPTTKSTGPPLSSSQTPLVVPGEGEGLEKEGMPQVEAAGDKEEYGYIVTNRSLLSFYDGIKLLELLAEKMHLTISSFINISVVGPALTFRIRQNEHNMTAGDVATKAVSEKNYLESETSLKIVQTGVGERTNAQGFPQAAKVSQSSNGSVITLVSMAVVGGVLILAVAIASLKHYSHQVANGKLGLGPEGGAETHFDYQELCRQHMASKSSLCRQDCASATGSGVAGFATSATGRRGTDTSRVSSVSSQFSDGPQHSPSSTHSSTPSWSEEPAQSNMDISTGHLILAYMEDHLRNKDRLQKEWEALCSYQADPSSVAAAQTPSNMAKNRRAESLPYDHSRVKLKRELNHRKQDYINGSFIFDHDPRQPAYIATQGPLPQTVADFWQMVWENGCTVIVMMSALAEDGQKQSERYWPDEGSSLYHIYEVNLVSEHIWCKDFLVRSFYLKNVQTQETRTLTQFHLLSWPADGIPTSTRPLLDFRRKVNKCYRGRSCPIIVHCSDGVGRTGTYILIDMVLNRMAKGVKEIDIAATLEHIRDQRPGLVSTKDQFEFALTAVAEEVNAILKTMPQ, encoded by the exons ATGCAACATCCGAAGGCATGGCAAACTGTGCTGTTCCTCGCCATCATGTGTCACGCGGGGCAGTCAGAGAGATACG GTTGCTTGTTTGAAAGAAAACTGTGCTCAAGGGATCAGTTTTGCTCCGAAG ATGGGCTCTTTGGTCAGTGCCGCAATTCAAAACAGAACCTGGTCCAGTACCAAGTGACAGTACCTGTACTGAAAAGAATGCAAGAAGTCCTCAAACAGCTCATGCTACAAG GTCTTTCCTGGCAGGATGACCTTACCCAGTATATTTTATCCAAGGAACTGAAGAGAGTTCCTCATGTCACACAGCCACGCAAACCAAATTCTTCCTCACATTCTCC GTCCAAACAGCATGTCTCCAAGTCAGGATCTGCAGCACCTGCTGCCAACTACGTGGACTACGTTGATCCCCCTCGCTCGCCTATATCAATGCAATCAGCCCACTTCAACCCTTACACATACCAGCAG CATAGGCACCAAGATGACACAGAACGCTCTCTCCTTGGAGAAGGAGGCTACGCACGTCCTTCCACGTTGTCTAAGGCCAATCAGAGAGAACGAGATTGGCAACTCATCCAGCAGGCATTGTCCACATATTTGGCATCTGCACCATCTTCTTATCGCTATCGTGGGCCAGCATTGTTGGCTTCAGCAA ACTTGCCTTACTATGATGACTTGCAAATGGAGATCCCAGTAGACTATGCAGAAGATTACACATTGGAGCAGAGACTTGGATCTATGAACAGGCAACAGCCGCTCCAAAATAAATTCTCTCAAGTTACCAGGACTCAGTCAGGAAACAATG ATGACTTGCTTCAGAAAATTTCAGGGGTCTTAGAGAAGTACGGAGTCGAGCCTAAAGAGCTCAGCCAGGAGCAGCTCTATAAACTAGGCCTCATACTGCAACTTTTGCAGGCCCAAGACAAGACACCAG ATCTCACTGAGAAGGACCTTGTCACTTTAAAGGAG GCCCCCCAACGTGTGTCAGCTGTAACCATGCCTACAACAAAGAGCACAGGGCCTCCTCTGTCTTCATCTCAAACACCATTGGTTGTTCCTGGAGAAGGGGAAGGTTTGGAGAAGGAGGGCATGCCACAGGTTGAGGCTGCAGGGGACAAGGAAGAGTATGGCTACATTGTTACCAACCGGAG CCTTCTCAGTTTCTATGATGGGATAAAGCTTCTGGAACTACTGGCTGAGAAAATGCACCTGACAATCAGTAGCTTCATCAATATAAG TGTGGTAGGGCCAGCTCTGACCTTTCGCATCCGCCAGAATGAGCACAATATGACAGCTGGAGATGTGGCGACTAAAGCTG TGTCTGAGAAGAACTATTTGGAGTCTGAGACAAGCCTCAAGATTGTACAGACTGGCGTGGGAGAG agaaCAAATGCACAGGGTTTCCCTCAGGCAGCCAAGGTTTCTCAGAGCTCCAATGGGTCAGTCATCACATTAGTTTCTATGGCAGTGGTAGGAGGAGTGTTGATACTGGCCGTAGCCATCGCTTCCCTCAAGCACTATTCTCACCAAGTGGCCAATGGTAAACTTGGTCTCGGTCCAGAGGGAGGTGCTGAAACACACTTTGATTATCAG GAGCTATGTCGACAGCATATGGCGTCCAAATCATCTCTATGCCGACAGGACTGCGCGAGTGCCACGGGAAGTGGTGTAGCAGGTTTTGCTACAAGCGCTACTGGGCGACGGGGAACTGACACATCACGTGTCAGCAGCGTTTCCTCCCAATTCAGTGATGGCCCACAGCACAGCCCTTCCTCCACCCATAGCTCGACTCCATCCTGGAGTGAGGAGCCTGCCCAATCAAACATGGACATCTCCACAGGTCACCTTATACTG GCCTATATGGAAGACCACCTTCGTAACAAGGACCGCCTGCAGAAGGAATGGGAGGCATTGTGCTCTTACCAAGCTGACCCCAGTTCAGTGGCTGCAGCTCAAACTCCCAGCAACATGGCCAAAAACAGACGAGCTGAGTCGCTTCCAT ATGATCACTCACGTGTGAAGCTGAAGAGGGAGCTGAACCACAGAAAACAAGATTACATTAATGGCAGTTTTATC TTTGATCACGACCCTCGCCAGCCAGCGTATATTGCTACTCAGGGTCCTCTACCTCAAACAGTGGCTGATTTTTGGCAG ATGGTTTGGGAGAATGGATGCACCGTGATTGTGATGATGTCTGCTCTGGCGGAGGATGGACAGAAACAGAGTGAGAGATACTGGCCTGATGAGGGTTCATCGCTCTACCACATATATGAG GTGAACCTTGTCTCAGAACATATCTGGTGCAAGGACTTTTTGGTTCGTAGCTTTTACCTAAAGAATGTCCAAACACAAGAGACAAGAACCCTAACACAGTTCCACCTACTGAGTTGGCCAGCTGATGGAATTCCCACCTCTACACGGCCCTTGCTTGACTTCCGCAG GAAGGTGAATAAATGCTACAGAGGGCGCTCCTGTCCAATTATTGTTCACTGCAG TGATGGGGTTGGCAGGACCGGAACATACATCCTCATTGACATGGTGTTAAATCGCATGGCCAAAG GAGTCAAAGAAATTGACATTGCTGCAACACTGGAACACATCAGAGATCAGAGACCTGGCCTAGTCAGCACCAAG GATCAGTTTGAATTTGCACTGACAGCTGTTGCAGAGGAAGTAAATGCCATCTTGAAAACCATGCCACAGTAA
- the LOC144204075 gene encoding uncharacterized protein LOC144204075, which produces MALALELSQREGHQLPTNPPIQNLSRNETDRTWSSPYSSGTHRSFSAAPFYNYGGLTGSEQDEDDEDLQMALACSLSEMEAQQKAAAPDFISDSDFEAFTS; this is translated from the exons ATGGCTCTCGCTTTAGAGCTGAGTCAGCGAGAGGGCCATCAACTGCCCACAAATCCCCCAATCCAAAACTTATCACGTAATGAAACTGACAGAACCTGGTCCAGTCCATATTCTTCAGGGACACACCGCTCGTTCAGCGCCGCGCCTTTCTACAACTATGGCGGGCTTACTGGAAGTGAGCAAGATGAGGACGATGAAGATCTGCAGATGGCGTTGGCTTGCAGCTTGTCTGAAATGGAAGCCCAGCAGAAAGCAGCTGCTCCAGACTTCATATCAG ACTCCGACTTCGAAGCCTTCACCAGCTAA
- the dnajb2 gene encoding dnaJ homolog subfamily B member 2 — MVDYYNVLGVSNNATQEDIKKAYRKLALKWHPDKNPDNKDEAEKKFKEIAEAYEVLSDQNKRDAFDRYGSDGMKHAGSSNSDFSSDFPGFGFTFRSPDEVFREFFGGQDPFASFFDDFSSFGVSTSRMGPNRFFSFPSAGAEFASFSSMGGFHDMGSMGGGNFKSVSTSTRIINGKRTTTKKIKENGQERTEIEEDGVLKSVLINGVQDEMALALELSQREGHQLPTNPPIQNLSRNETDRTWSSPYSSGTHRSFSAAPFYNYGGLTGSEQDEDDEDLQMALACSLSEMEAQQKAAAPDFISDSDFEAFTS; from the exons ATGGTGGATTACTACAATGTTTTGGGAGTATCCAATAATGCCACTCAGGAGGACATCAAGAAGGC GTACAGGAAACTTGCGCTTAAATGGCATCCTGACAAAAATCCGGACAACAAAGACGAAGCAGAAAAGAAATTTAAAGAAATTGCAGAGGCATATGAAGTTCTCTCTGACC AGAATAAACGGGATGCCTTCGACCGATATGGAAGTGATGGAATGAAACATGCAG GCTCTTCCAATTCAGACTTCTCTTCAGATTTCCCAGGATTTGGCTTCACATTCCGCAGCCCAGATGAGGTTTTCAGGGAGTTTTTTGGTGGCCAGGATCCTTTTGCTAGTTTCTTTG atgatttttcatcatttgggGTTTCGACCTCCCGAATGGGACCGAACCGCTTTTTCTCGTTCCCTTCAGCTGGAG CTGAATTTGCATCGTTTTCATCCATGGGTGGGTTTCATGATATGGGGAGCATGGGTGGAGGCAATTTCAAATCTGTATCTACTTCCACTCGCATCATAAATGGAAAACGCACCACCACTAAGAA GATTAAAGAGAACGGGCAGGAACGAACAGAGATCGAGGAAGATGGCGTGTTAAAGTCTGTGCTAATTAACG GCGTGCAGGACGAAATGGCTCTCGCTTTAGAGCTGAGTCAGCGAGAGGGCCATCAACTGCCCACAAATCCCCCAATCCAAAACTTATCACGTAATGAAACTGACAGAACCTGGTCCAGTCCATATTCTTCAGGGACACACCGCTCGTTCAGCGCCGCGCCTTTCTACAACTATGGCGGGCTTACTGGAAGTGAGCAAGATGAGGACGATGAAGATCTGCAGATGGCGTTGGCTTGCAGCTTGTCTGAAATGGAAGCCCAGCAGAAAGCAGCTGCTCCAGACTTCATATCAG ACTCCGACTTCGAAGCCTTCACCAGCTAA
- the LOC144204103 gene encoding tubulin alpha chain: MRECISMHVGQAGAQMGNACWELYCLEHGIQPDGQMPSDKTIGGGDDSFNTFFSETGAGKHVPRAIFVDLEPTVIDEVRTGTYRQLFHPEQLITGKEDAANNYARGHYTIGKEIIDLVLDRTRKLADQCTGLQGFLIFHSFGGGTGSGFTSLLMERLSVDYGKKSKLEFAVYPAPQVSTAVVEPYNSILTTHTTLEHSDCAFMVDNEAIYDICRRNLDIERPTYTNLNRLIGQIVSSITASLRFDGALNVDLTEFQTNLVPYPRIHFPLATYAPVISAEKAYHEQLSVADITNACFEPANQMVKCDPRHGKYMACCLLYRGDVVPKDVNSAIAAIKTKRTIQFVDWCPTGFKVGINYQPPTVVPGGDLAKVQRAVCMLSNTTAIAEAWARLDHKFDLMYAKRAFVHWYVGEGMEEGEFSEAREDMAALEKDYEEVGTDSVGDDEEEGEEY; encoded by the exons ATG CGTGAATGTATCTCTATGCACGTCGGCCAAGCCGGAGCCCAAATGGGCAATGCCTGTTGGGAGCTTTACTGTCTGGAACATGGCATTCAGCCAGACGGACAAATGCCCTCTGACAAGACTATTGGAGGAGGCGATGACTCATTCAATACCTTCTTCAGTGAAACCGGAGCTGGCAAACATGTCCCCAGGGCCATCTTTGTTGATCTGGAGCCTACTGTCATTG ATGAGGTTCGCACTGGTACATATCGCCAGCTGTTCCACCCAGAACAGTTGATCACAGGAAAGGAGGATGCTGCCAACAACTACGCTCGTGGTCACTACACTATTGGCAAGGAGATCATTGATCTGGTTCTGGACAGGACTCGCAAACTT gctGACCAATGCACTGGCCTGCAAGGATTCCTCATCTTTCATTCCTTTGGTGGTGGCACCGGCTCCGGTTTCACTTCCCTGCTCATGGAGAGACTTTCTGTTGACTATGGCAAGAAATCAAAGCTTGAGTTTGCCGTATACCCAGCCCCTCAAGTATCCACAGCAGTGGTAGAGCCCTATAATTCCATTCTAACCACTCACACCACCCTCGAGCACTCCGACTGCGCCTTTATGGTAGACAACGAAGCCATCTATGATATTTGCCGCAGGAACCTAGACATTGAAAGGCCAACTTACACAAACCTCAACAGGCTCATCGGCCAGATTGTGTCTTCCATCACAGCCTCTCTTCGCTTCGATGGTGCACTGAATGTTGACCTGACCGAGTTCCAAACCAACTTGGTGCCTTACCCTCGCATCCATTTTCCACTGGCCACATATGCACCAGTCATCTCTGCAGAGAAGGCTTACCATGAGCAACTCTCTGTAGCAGACATTACCAATGCCTGCTTTGAGCCAGCTAACCAGATGGTCAAGTGCGATCCTCGTCATGGCAAATACATGGCCTGCTGTCTGCTTTATCGTGGCGATGTTGTGCCTAAAGATGTCAACTCTGCCATCGCTGCTATCAAAACTAAACGCACCATCCAGTTTGTGGACTGGTGCCCTACTGGCTTCAAAGTGGGTATCAACTACCAGCCTCCCACTGTGGTTCCTGGTGGTGATTTAGCTAAGGTGCAGAGGGCTGTGTGCATGTTAAGCAACACTACAGCCATTGCTGAAGCCTGGGCCCGTCTGGATCACAAGTTTGATCTGATGTATGCCAAGAGGGCCTTTGTGCACTGGTATGTGGGAGAAGGTATGGAGGAAGGAGAGTTCTCAGAGGCCAGAGAAGATATGGCAGCCCTCGAAAAAGATTACGAAGAGGTTGGCACTGACAGTGTTGGtgatgatgaagaggaaggAGAAGAGTACTAA